The Candidatus Saccharibacteria bacterium RAAC3_TM7_1 nucleotide sequence AGCGGCAATTCGAAGTAAAGTTCGACGAACAGATCAGAGGTGTTCTCGCCAAAAACGGCGTCTCGCCAAAAACTGTTAACTATACCGTAAAGACGACCGTTCAACGACCGACGGCATCTAGAGAGACAACAATTAGCCACGCGGCTGACCGTCTGGTAGCGCCCCGTCAAGTAGAACACTCTGCTCTAACACCAAAAACGACACTTAATCCACGTTATAGTTTCGAGAGTTTCATTGTCGGATCGAGCAACGACCTCGCCTATAGCGCCTGTCAGGCAGTGGCAAAAAACCCAGGAACCAAATATAATCCCCTCTTCCTTTACGGCGGGGTGGGTTTGGGTAAAACCCATCTCATCCAGGCGGTTGGTAATGAGATTATCAAACACCAGCCAGAGAAAGTGGTGCTCTATATTAGTTCTGAAACGTTCGTTAATGATTTCCTTGAAAGTATCCGCTACAAGAAAAAAGGTTTCGCCGATAAATATCGTAATGTTGATGTATTGATCGTCGACGATATGCAGTTTATCGCCGGCAAGGAAAAAACTCAGGAAGAATTCTTCCACACCTTTAACGCCCTTCACCAAGCCAATAAGCAAATTATTATTAGCAGCGACAAGCCACCGCGTAATATACCCACTCTTACGGAGCGCCTCAGAAGCCGATTTGAATGGGGGATGTCTATTGATATCCAGATGCCTGATTTTGAAACACGCTGTGCTATCCTGGAGGCAAAGTCAGCGCTGTCGGGCGTGGAAGTCGCCCGGGAGACAATTGAATATCTTGCGAATAACATCAAGACAAATGTGCGCGAACTTGAAGGAGCACTCAATCAACTACTCGCCTACGCTGAAATGCGTGGTGTTCCAGCCGATATCTCGACAGCTGAAGGTTTAATCGGCAATGTTCGTCATTCACGCCCTCAACATTTAAATGCTCGTCAGATTATTGATAAAACCGCTCGTCATTTTAGTTTGAGCGCTCAGGAGATTTGTAGTCCAAAACGCGACAAACATATTGTAACACCGCGCCAAATCGCCATGTATCTTTTACGTAGCGAGCTTCACCTTAGTTTCCCAAAGATTGCGACTGAACTCGGTCGGAAAGACCACACGACCGCTATTCATTCGGTTGAAAAAATCGAGAAGGCTGTTAAATTAGATTTTCTCATTCGTGAACAAGTCGCCGATATACGAGATAAGCTCTATGCGTAGAACAATTTTATTATGCGAACAATCTGTGCAAAACCTGGGTGTTTACGACAGTACAATTTGTGTTCAGTCTTCCACAATAACAATAGCCTCACTATGTGTCTCGTTATGGATAGGGGTAAAACAGCGCTTTTTGCCCGCCTTTTCCCTCACCAACCACAACATTTCTCCACATAGTAAACTTCGCTATCTACCCCCAATACGAACAAGTGTTTTACACATCTCCACACCTCTTACTATTAAGACGACGAAAGGAATAAAAGAATAATCATGGAACTCACAGTAACTCAGGAAAATTTCACAAAAGCGCTTAGTAATGCCAGTCGTGTAGCTAGCTCAAAAGCAGGACTGCCGATTCTTAGTAATATCCTTTTAAGGACAGATGGCTCAAGACTCCTCGTCGCTGCAACAAACCTTGAAGTAGCTACAATGAATGCTATCGGTGCGAAAGTTAGTAAGCCAGGCTCGATCACAATCCCAGCCCGCTTAATTAGTGAGTTTGTACAAAACCTTCCAAAAGAGCAGATTACTTTAACGGTAAAAAATAGCAAACTTCACCTATCGTCTGGTGCCTATTCTTCAACAATAAACGGATTGGCCGATGATGAGTTTCCAGAACTCCCCACTATCGATACTAAAAGGGCTGTCAGCTATAGCATTACGACCGATGATCTAAAGCAAGCCGTATCACAAACAATCATTGCCTCAAGTAGTGACACTACCCGGCCGGTATTAACTGGTGTGTTCTGGCATTCCCATAACGGGCACGTCTATCTTGCAGCAACCGATGGCTACCGTCTCACGGAAAGAAAAATCGTCAAAACATCAAGTGAGCTTGCGGCTATTATTCCCACCTCAAGCCTCCAGGAAGTTTTACGGAGCCTCCGTGATGACATCCACGAGATTGAGATATTATTCGATGAAACTCAAGCAACGTTTCGTTTCGCGGAAATAGAGATCACCAGCCGCTTAATTGATGGTAGCTTCCCTGACTACCGTCAGCTAATCCCGGCAAAATCAGAAACAGTATTCACTTTGAACCGGGAAGAATTTGTCCGCACAATTAAGATAGCTAGTTTGTTTGCGCGTGAGTCTGGCGGCGGTATTACATTAGCGCTCGATACTGATAAAAAAACACTTACAATCCACTCTGTCGCATCGGAAGTTGGCGAAAACTCATCAGAGATTAATGTGACTACCACTGGTGCGGGGGGGAATGTTAGTCTCAACTCGCGCTACCTACTCGATGCGCTCAGTGTTATGAATAGTGAAAATGTATCGTTTGAGTTTTCTGGTAAACTCGCTCCGTGTATTTTACATAATGACGCCAAAGAGCTCGACTATAAACATATTATTATGCCACTAAAGAGCTAGCCGCCGATTATATCGAGATTGAAACTGTACTGATTAGAGTTAAGACCCTTAGAAGAAAGATATTTCTTCGCTTCAGCGACACGCTGTTTTATGATAGTTGCCTTATTGCCAAGATCGACCCGTGAGAGATACACAGTAAGATCGATCGTCAAAAGTGTCTCTCCATCCGGTGTGGTAACAAAACTTGGCGCAAGCGCGTATGACAGCGTACTGTACGGAATATAGTACATTATTGGGTCGGTATAGTAGGCTGGTCGCTCGCCCTCAAGACGCTTAATCTCTTTTTGTTGATCATTTGGAAGATCGTTAAACGATATGTCTCTCGGAGTAAATCGTACAGTACTGTCGTACTTGAAGCCGTCGTTAGACACGGCCTTAAGGCTAAATAATGCTTCTTTCCCGGCCGATAGGTTGGCGCTATTTAGGTAGAGCTTTATCGTTGACCCTTTCACCGATACCTTGTCTTCAAATATCACCCCATTTCCCTCTATCTTCACACTGGAGGATTTAAGTGGTTTATTGAAGTTAAGTTCAAGCGAGGGGGTTTGGTAAGATATGGAACCAAGCGATGGGTTGCTTGAGCTGATATAGAGAGTAAAAAAGAAACGAAGCACAAAAAAACCTATAATTATAAGTGGGAGCAACGAGGCAACTAAGATTATTTTCTTTGTAATTATCATTTTATCCCCTACTCTTTCGGTGAAACATAACCAACGATACTATCATTCCAGTCGTCTTTGGTGACGCTTGAGGTAGACGGTCCACCGTCGCCGGATTGGTTGCCACCAATTTTCATCACAACACCGTTATCGGCTGATACGACGATACTGACATGGCTTACTGAACTTCCCTTTTGTATTTGTAAGTCACCTGGCTGTGGGGTGTAACCTGCGGCGTTGTGGTAGACGAACTTATCGCCATCCTTGCCTATTTGCGCCACTTCATCCACGGTTGGGACATTACCCCCATTGCTAGTCTTTAATGGGTAGCCGGCTTGGCTATAGATCCAGCTGACGAAATCAGCACACCAGTTTTCATCACGGCCTTGGCTATACTTATGAAAGTCGGTACCGGGCTTTAGCACATCACCTTCCCATAACTGTAACTCTTTCTCAGCCAGTGCCAGTACTCGCTGGCGCACTTCGCCGGATTGGGCGGTCTGACATGAATCGGTCGAGGAAATGCCAGCCATCGCTCCATAGACAACAAACGCCCCGTAGTCGTCATTAGCTGGATAGACTATACCGCCACCGTCGGTCTGGATCTGGCCCCAGCCTGTGGGGTTGCGCTCTGGGTCGCGGGGTTCATCAGCAATATTCATAACGTACGGCGAACCTTCATAGGGCTGGTTGAAGCCAAGTCGGGTAGCTTGCTCGGCGTAGACACTGGCGCGGCCGTTGTAGCTGAATAATGTGTCTTTTATGGCACTAATATCGCCGTTTTTGAGTAGTTCTGGGCTGGACGAAGCGTTCTTGAGAAAGTCTGCAGCCTCAGAACTTTGCTTGGCAAACGTGACGTCGTCGATGGTTGGAGACGCTGGGTAATTGACCGAAAGAATCTGGTAAGGACCGTCGCCGTTTACCGGGTTGTAGCGGCGCAAGCCGGTCTCGCGCAGATGGATGACGGCCAGTAGCTGCCAAGGAATACCGGCCTTGTCTGCCGCCGCTTCGTAAAACGGCTTATTTTCATTAAGCGCTTTTAGTTGGGCATCGGAGAGAATTGGACGGCTACGGTAGTCTTTATTCGTGCCAGTTCCCGCTATACCACTGAGTGAGCCTTGTTCGCAGACAGCGCCGCTCGCATCAGGGTTGTAATAGATAATATCGTTGCCCGAAAAAAACTGTTCGTCGAATGCATAGACCGACGAGCTATATAGCATCGATACGGTGAATGCTACCGCTAAAACTTGATACGAAATCCTCTGTTTATTTATCGTGCGCATGGAGCTGCCGCCTTGCGAGTAAATTCCTGGAGGTTTATTGACGTACCGTCCATAGCGAGGAAAACATCCTGAGGGCAGATATGTTTACCATCGAGTGCCATATCAATATGAAGGTGCGCGCCGTCAACTTTACAGCCAAGCTTACCCAGGCTTAGTATTTGCTGCCCGGCTTTGACGTTGTCGCCGACTTTGAATTTTGGATTAGTGCCGTGTCCGTACGCAATTTGCAGTTTTCCTTGAGAGGTGTCTGATTCGATTATCATACCATCTCCCAGGCCACAGAGATTTGTTCGCGTGACTATACCGTCGAGCATTGAATAAATCGGCGAGCCGAGCGGTGGACTACTTATATCCACGGCTATCCCAATAGCGTAAGGGCTTGTGAAGGTACCGCTTATTAGGGTGTGTGCGTCGAGGAAATCGCTCCGGTTTGATGTCCACCATTTTTTATTGACCGGCCAGGCAAAACCAGAGGCACTGACCGATCCGGTAGCTCCGAGGCCTGTCGTACTGGGAATTTCGACATCGCTATATACCATGTTATGGTCTGATCCGTCTTCGTCTTTGCCACCCCTGACGTATCCGTAATTACTAGCACGCATAGAGGTACTGATAAATATATGGTCGATCAGATTATTGCCTCTAACGTCGCGTTCGCTTGGGCATTCGCCTGTTTTATTTTGCTGCGCATCAGACACATGCCATAGCAGCTCGTCTCGTGTCAGGATGCAGTAGGAGAGGTTCTCTCTCTTCCCGTCGAGTGGCTTATTCCCACTTGCTTCGACGGTCATCTTAGAGTTGAAGTCACCGGTAAATATCACGGGGGCATCGTTCAGCTCGTTTTTGATTAACGCTGCGTACATATCGTTATTATCTTTACGGTCTTGTGGTCCACCCGCAGAGTCGGCTCGTTTATTGATCGGGTCGTGCGTGTTGAGTACGTAAAATTCTGGTCCATTAGCCCCATTTTCAATATATCGAAGCTTCACAACATTGAGCTTGCGGTTGCCGTCGTATCTGATTTTCTTCTGTTGAGCGCTGACGAATTCAAACTTCGTTTTATTCCATAACACGACAGAGTCGGGGTTGACGTCTAGGTCTGCTCCGTCTCCCGGCTTTGTCGGCCACATATCATAGACGTCGGCTCCATACTCGGCACTTTTTAGTGCTACTTGCTGCTTTGGACGTGCCTCCTGGAGTCCGGCGATGTCGATATTGTTGTCTTTCAGGGTAGCAATAGAGTCTTTGAGCCTATTATCCCAGGTGAGCGGGTCGTCAGCATGGAGGATATTAAAGGTTGCGACTCTAAACTGAGCACCAGTGCCGCTGTAGCTACTAGTGAGAGGTTCGTCGTCGCTACCATCAAGAATGTCACTAACCTGCTTGTCGTATTGATAGAGCGATTCGGCCGCTTTGGTTTTGTTGTCAATCGTGCAGCCACCGACCGACTCCAAATCAGCTTCCGCACAGTCGGCGAGCCGATCAGCGATCTTGCTGTCGTTTTCATCCCACATACCGGTATCTTTATTGATATTGGCGCCTTCCTCCTCGGTAGCGATTTTATATACCTCGTCAACCGACATATTGAGGTATTCTGCCGGTATACCGACACATGGGTAGCCGGCCGGATTGATAGCGATGTCGTCTTCGATATCAAACATACTGGCATGGCTACAACGCGCCTCGGCCGCCGCCGCGTCTTCCTCGGGGGTGGCGCCAGCCGTCGGCGAGATAATACTACTAGGAGTGCGGAGGAGTAATGAGCCGATCGACGACATGGAGGTGAACAGATTGTTTGATAAAACACCACTGGTCGATAGGCCGGAGACAATACTTCCCATGAAGGTGTACTTACTGGATATGTCAAACGGGTTTAGGGTGGCAATAGCCTCTTGCCGGTAGTCATTCTCGACATCATCCATTGCCTGGTTGAAAGCGACTACCTGGTTTGTCTTTAGTACACCCCCACCACCCGCCAGGCCGCTCATAGAGAAGTAACTGAAAAGCCCCACGCCGAGCGCGTCACCCAGTTTTTCGCCCCGCGCTCCCTCGGTGTAGTTATCAACAAAACCAGCAGTAAGCTTAAAGGCTTGATCTGCAACAAAGTTAATAAGGCCAGACTTGTCGGCAATCGTTATGAAAGCGTCTACTGCACCGATGCCAATAAGAACCTTAGCTACAGCTTTTAAAGTTGCCCATGCAACAAAAGAAAGGCCAAGCGTTTCTGGACCAGCTGCGGCTGCGACTGATGCATCCACAGCTGTGGCGGCTACAAGAGCTTCTGGACTCATTATCTTGTTACATGCACCATTAGTTGCTTTATTGAGCTTTCCGGTACCTTGTACGAAAGAGTTCTTATATGCGGCGTAGCCGGGGGCGTATCTTGAGTTAGGGGTTATATTCTTGTTCACTCCAATGGCACTGAGCAAGATTGCAGAATCAAGCGCTGATTTTCCGTCGACAGTCTCTGTAAGCTTCGACCCAAGCGCTGACACTTCTTCGGAGCTTGCTTCACCGGCTTTTATCTTCCCGGCAGGTGACAAAACGGCATCGTTAACCAACACAAGAATCTGGGCAAGTTGTATTGCTCGGTATGTTCCGGCAATAAAACCGGGAAGATTAGATAATACACAATATCCAGTGCCAAGCGTAAGTGATACACTTCCGCCCGATTTCTTAATCCGTTCACCTGATCTTTCTACGAGCGATTTGAATCTATCATGGAACTTCGCCTTCTTTGCCGTCTCATCAAGGTCGGAGCTGGAAGAATCAAGCTTTTTATCAAGCTCATCATCTACATTGTCGGCGTTAAGTTTCTTGTCATCCGAGGCGAGGCCACCAGTTTGAGCGAGACCAAACTTGCTGTAGAATACTTTCTTTATGTATTTCCCTGTCCACGCTCGGTAGCGCATACTGTAGGATTTCTTGAAAGCACTTCGAAGCTCAGGATTTCGTTTATATTCTTTGGCAAGTTCTGAGGCATTTATTGTCCGTTTGCCACCATCGGCCAGTGTGTCGGGGATTTCATATTTCGCCGGATTCCTGTCGGGATAGCCGGACTCTGAAGCTACTTTTATCTCTTTTCCATCGGCATCGAGCGGTTTGATGCCCTGGGCACTCATGCGGCTGAGCATTTTATTGGGCATTTTTCCCATATTACACTCATATTTGGACACCTTACAGCCGCTACTGTCGCCGCTACTGGACTTCTTCTCCAGCCATTTTACGAAGCGGTGATCCATGATGGTGCTGCGGCTATCGAGTGTATCAAGACTGTTGGCTTGGAGACTGGGGAACATACTGAAGCTTCCAAAAAGTGAGGAAAGGACAATCCCTAGGATCCCGACACCGCCGAATATACCGGTGGTAGCGCCTTTTCGACTTCCAGCGAAGCCGACTACTTTCTGCCGGAAACTACGGCCATCTCTTGGCTTAGTCTCCGAGGGTTGGTAGTTGTACTGATTCTCGCGGTTTTTGACATCATCGATATTCTGCGAGGCATTCGCTGGGTCATTGGCGTAGGCTTCTGCCTGATCGAGACCGCTATTGGCGTAGTCACTGCCCGCTGCTTTTTCGCGTGCTTGAAGATCGGGATGCGTGTCGAACATCTCCCGTGCTCGTTCATCGATCTTGTCTTCACGTTTTATATTTTGAGCCATAGCTACCTAAGATTATACGCTGTATTCACCGGGGTTCATATAGCCTGGATTGACCACCGGTTGGCCTGGTGTGGGCGCTTGAGGAGGTTGTGGTTCCTGGGGCGCGAACTGTGCGTTGCCGCCGGTCGTAACAAGGCTATGCTCGGTTTCGCTGGCAACAACCTGGACATGGACGTGGTTTTGGCCGGCAAAGAACAGCCCCTGCCCTACCGGGAAGTTTGCGAGACGCTTTCGTTCTTCTTCGGTGAGTTTAAAGACGTCACTGAGAACATCGACAGCGCTTGAAGATTGCTTGAGCAGTAGCTGCATTGAGCTGTTGGCGACGATTGCCCGTCCCATCTTGCTACCCATAAAGTCTTCGACGTCCTGGGTGATGGTTGTGAGACCGAGCTGATATTTACGAGCGCGCTTGGCGAGGCTAAACAGGAAGTTTGCCGAGTCGTCATATTTCATCAGTTGCCATGCCTCGTCGACGATCAGCATACGTTTACGCTGGTCGCTACGGGTAATGTTCCAGATATGAGATAGCACAATATACATAGCAACCGGACGGAGCTCATCCTCCAGGTCGCGAATGTTGAAGACCACCATGTGGTTGTTGATGTCGATATTGCTTTGCTGGGAAAAGATACCGGCAAAGGTGCCGCTAGTGTACTTGCGCAGGCGTTGTGCCAGCTGTGGCCCGGTGCCGCCCATATGGAGCAAGGTGTCGTAGAGGTCGGAAATGGTGGGCGGTGTTGAGCGGTGTGTCAGCGGATCGGAGGTAATACCGGCGCGGGCGTAGGTGTCGATCAAGCCTTGATCGAGGTCGGCTTCTTCGGCTGGTGTTAAGCCGGCCATAATTTGGCCGTTGGCGGTAGCCTGGGAGCCACCGAGCATGAGGCGGAGCAAGCCGTGCAGGGTGACGAGATTGGCACGCAGCGCATCATCGGCTTCTTCGGTATCGATAACCTGCGGCAGGTCAAAAGGATTAATGCGGACGTCAGAGTTGAGGCTGAGGCGGATATAGCTTCCTCCGACGGCATCGGACAGTTTCTGATACTCATTTTCCGGGTCGACGATCAATATATCTGCGCCGATCATCATGCTGCGGATCGCCTCGAGCTTTACGGCAAATGACTTACCGGCACCCGACTTGGCAAAGACGACCATGTTGGCGTTTTCCAGGGTGAAGCGGTCAAAGATCACCAGGCCGTTGTTGTGCATATTTATACCGTAGAGGATTCCCTTTGAATCAGTTAAGTCGGCCGAAGTGAATGGAAAACTGGTTGAGATAGCGCCCGTATTCATGTTGCGGCGGATCTGCAATTGGTCGGTCATTTGTGGGACGGTGCTGTTGAGCCCCTGCTCCTGCTGCGAGCTGGCAACTTTCGAGAAGACAAGTTGCTGGCCAAAGATAGTTTCGATCTTGTGCTGGACGAAGCTGAGCTCGTCGAGGCTGTCGGCGTAGAGCGTGATGTAGAGGCCGTAGCGGAAAAAGCGCTCCGATCCTACCTGCAATTGGTCACGTAGTTCCTCAGCATCTTGGATAGCGGCTTCGAGTCCAGGATCGCGCGTACGTCCTTTTTCGCTGTTGATTGCCATACTGGCTTCGAGTTGGGTAACTTTTTTGCGCAGATTGTTGAGCACCACCTGGCTCTCGACTGGGTAAATAAACATCGAGATGTCGAGCACTTCATCAATATTGATAATAGAACTCAACCATCCGGTGTAGATCTGGCGTGGATAGCCGTAGACGTAGAGAGTACGGCCGTACCTTGTGCCGAGGCGGAAGTAGCTGGAGTGGATCTCGAGGCTGCTCGGGGCGATCAGGTCGCGGAGAGTGGTGACGCCTTTTAGGAAGGCCTGCTCGACCTCGGCTTGCTCACGGGCACGCTGCTGAGCAGCGATGTCGATCGGGTCAAGTTTTTTAGCTGCCATTATGCCCTACCTTTTGTGACGTAGGTGCTGGTCACATTGTCAAAGTCACTAAGTGGCTGCCGGACGGCTGTGTCGGGGTTATAGATGTTGTAATACAGCTCGCCTAGCTCTTTGGTGTTCAGCTGGACGCTTTTGACGCCAAGCTGAAACAGTCCACTCATGACAGCATCGACACGGTTTTTGATCTCATCTTTTGCTTTATCGTAGGCGGCTTGGTCGATCTTGACTGGCTCGGTGCTTTGCTTGGCGAATAATTTACCGAAGAAGCCTTTTGCCTGATCGCGCAAGTCGGAAAGGTCACCCCCGGGGTAAAACGGCACGATGATAAAAAAGCTCTTGTCCATAATGTTGGCTTCCTGGCTCAGGACGTCGATAAAGTTGATGTAATCGTCCATCAGGACGCCGAGCAGCATATTGTCTTGGTTGCGCCGCAAAGTGGCGAGACGGTCGATGTAGGGGCCGATATCGACACGCTGTGAGCGGATAAACACTTGAGCGGGAAAATAGAGCGAGTTCAGAAAGTTCTGGTAGCTATACTCTACCCCTTCGCGTTCTTTACTGCTCATGAGGTCGAAGTTGATCGACTTACAGGCGATGACAGCGCGAAAACTACCGTCGCGCATGATCACCATGCTCTCGCGAATTTCAGAGATCAGCAGAGTGTTCTGAGTCGTGTTGGGGTTTGGTTTTGGCTTGGCTGGTGCCGCCTGGCTTTGTGGCTGAACGGGACTTGCGGGAGTTACCGAGGGGGCTGGCTGTGGCGCAGCAACGGGAGGCACACTCGAAGAACCGATCGGGACGGTCGGTTGCTGTGGTGGCAGGGCTTGCTGGTTTGGGGTGTTAGGGGGCATTGCCGAAAAAGAGTTATTCCCACTCATTATGCCGATTTTCTAGCGAAGCGATATGACCACCTCATTCTCGGAAAGTTTTTCTTTCTCGTGGATGCGATTCGCTTCCCGCGCGATCGTTTCGACCGATAAATCGGGGTTATTTGCAAGGTTTATTATATCAGCAGACACGCTCTCAACGCTAGTGCTTTTCTCTGCTGGCTTTTGAGGTGGCGTCGTGTGGTTGACCGGTTCAACAACGGCTTGGTGCATAGTCGGATATGGATTGAAAGTCAGATGGGCGCTGGTGTCGTCTACTGCAGGCTGAGGGGCGGCGGTCTGAGACAGGTCAATGGTAGACGGTGGAGACTGCTGTATAGGGGCTTGAGCTGGTGCTGCCGCCTGCTGACGGGCGCGTGCCAGTACTTCCTCGTGATACTTCGTATTAGTTTGTTCGAGACGTGAGCCAAATGCGGTGCCAACGCTGGCGGTACTATCGAGTATATCCTCTGTCTGCTGGGCCTCGTAGTACATATCGGAATTCATAGAGCTATCGGGGGTGGGCGCTTGACCGGCGACGCCGCGGACTGCCCAGCCACGTGAATCGACGATATTAGCCAGATACGACAGGCGCTCTCTGGCCTCATCTTCGGATAAATCTTTTGTTCGCTGTACTTCTACTACTTTCGGTGCGGTAATCTCTACCAGTGTCTGTATGCCGTCGGGGTTCCACAGGCGTCGGTGCGGCTTTAGGTAAAAAGAGATAAGTGCGGCGAGATAAGTCTCCATCGGCTGGTCTTTTCGTAGTGGCAAAGCCAGTGCCCCAAAAAAGACGATCACGGGCAGTGGAATGATCATAAGCGGCAGAAAAAGCCGACTCAAAAACCAGGCAATCGTT carries:
- a CDS encoding hypothetical protein (RAAC3_TM7_1_314), whose amino-acid sequence is MAVYKVPQDVEADDKLIGPFSFRQFIYLIIVAGALTIAWFLSRLFLPLMIIPLPVIVFFGALALPLRKDQPMETYLAALISFYLKPHRRLWNPDGIQTLVEITAPKVVEVQRTKDLSEDEARERLSYLANIVDSRGWAVRGVAGQAPTPDSSMNSDMYYEAQQTEDILDSTASVGTAFGSRLEQTNTKYHEEVLARARQQAAAPAQAPIQQSPPSTIDLSQTAAPQPAVDDTSAHLTFNPYPTMHQAVVEPVNHTTPPQKPAEKSTSVESVSADIINLANNPDLSVETIAREANRIHEKEKLSENEVVISLR